A window from Primulina huaijiensis isolate GDHJ02 chromosome 13, ASM1229523v2, whole genome shotgun sequence encodes these proteins:
- the LOC140991752 gene encoding uncharacterized protein — protein MDSFATSESFVDQAKKADKKRRSWSEREEEFLIQALKEASVEGWKSSNVFRSGYLAFLENRMKVAFPDTNIRGNPHINSKVHVWKKLYGSLVTLLSKIGVRWNDTEKTIEASNDIWDVLIKADNNARSMRHKRWTYYHDWCEIFGNDRATGDKAEHFTDVVQEVLTMTPELPNDTGMNLDALFSVHEGADESIYVSVTPSSRPTSAAKSKGKKRKHVDAADNAIVEAINNFATITKDTMNDLIKQLATQKEADDEKMCNAQDNLLKGQKAFWLLLFPSTNVKETNPPFFWSSMVLEVDQDRRLLHLITVISLVLHTCWSQNLETD, from the exons ATGGATAGCTTCGCAACTTCCGAGAGTTTTGTTGACCAAGCGAAAAAAGCTGATAAGAAAAGACGTAGTTGGAGTGAACGTGAAGAAGAATTCTTAATACAAGCACTGAAAGAGGCATCCGTAGAAGGTTGGAAAAGCAGCAATGTATTTCGGTCAGGCTATTTAGCTTTTCTTGAAAATCGAATGAAAGTTGCATTCCCTGACACAAATATACGCGGGAATCCACATATTAACTCTAAAGTTCATGTGTGGAAGAAATTGTACGGATCTTTGGTGACGTTACTAAGTAAAATTGGAGTACGATGGAACGACACAGAGAAGACCATTGAAGCTTCAAACGACATATGGGATGTACTAATAAAG GCAGACAACAACGCACGGTCAATGAGACACAAAAGGTGGACCTATTACCATGATTGGTGCGAAATCTTTGGTAATGATCGAGCAACCGGAGATAAAGCTGAACATTTCACTGATGTTGTTCAAGAGGTTCTTACCATGACACCTGAATTGCCTAACGATACAGGTATGAACCTGGACGCATTGTTTTCTGTTCATGAGGGAGCTGATGAGTCAATCTATGTATCTGTCACACCGTCCTCACGACCGACATCTGCTGCGAAATCAAAGGGTAAGAAACGGAAACATGTAGACGCTGCTGACAATGCGATAGTAGAAGCCATAAATAATTTTGCCACCATCACCAAAGACACAATGAATGACCTTATCAAACAATTAGCAACACAAAAAGAAGCAGATGATGAGAAGATGTGCAATGCCCAAGACAATTTGTTAAAG GGTCAAAAGGCTTTTTGGTTGCTGCTCTTTCCTTCAACGAACGTGAAGGAGACAAACCCACCATTTTTTTGGTCTTCGATGGTGCTAGAGGTTGATCAAGACCGTCGCCTTCTTCATCTGATAACAGTGATATCACTGGTACTACATACTTGCTGGTCACAGAATCTTGAGACTGACTAG